From Phenylobacterium montanum, the proteins below share one genomic window:
- the coaE gene encoding dephospho-CoA kinase (Dephospho-CoA kinase (CoaE) performs the final step in coenzyme A biosynthesis.), with product MIVVGLTGSIGMGKSTTAAMFAEAGAPVYDADAAVHALYAPGGAAVAPIEAAFPGVIKDGAVDRTALGQRVLGDEAAMKRLEAIVHPLVGASRGGFFEKARADGAEVVVLDIPLLFETGGERNVDAVVVVSAPADLQRERVLARPGMAPEKLDAILARQKPDAEKRARADFVIETGQGLEAARAQVAEVLAALKSPTWRSRRALEAGGEASQ from the coding sequence ATGATCGTCGTCGGCCTCACCGGCTCCATCGGCATGGGCAAGTCGACCACCGCGGCCATGTTCGCCGAGGCTGGCGCCCCGGTCTATGACGCCGACGCCGCCGTCCACGCCCTCTACGCGCCAGGGGGCGCGGCGGTGGCCCCGATCGAGGCGGCCTTTCCCGGCGTGATCAAGGACGGGGCGGTGGACCGTACAGCGCTTGGCCAGCGTGTCCTGGGCGATGAGGCGGCGATGAAGCGGCTGGAGGCCATCGTCCACCCGCTGGTGGGGGCCAGCCGCGGCGGCTTCTTCGAAAAGGCCCGCGCCGACGGCGCCGAGGTGGTGGTGCTGGACATCCCCCTGCTGTTCGAGACCGGCGGCGAGCGCAATGTCGATGCGGTGGTGGTGGTCTCCGCCCCGGCCGACCTCCAGCGCGAACGGGTTCTGGCCCGCCCGGGGATGGCGCCGGAAAAGCTGGACGCCATCCTCGCCCGCCAGAAGCCCGATGCGGAAAAACGCGCCCGGGCCGACTTCGTCATCGAGACCGGCCAGGGGTTGGAAGCCGCCCGAGCTCAGGTGGCCGAGGTGCTCGCGGCGCTGAAATCGCCCACATGGCGTTCA